GCCAACTCCGTTACAGAGGCCATTAGTCCGATTGTGGAGAGCGGATCCAAGTCGCTGGTTTATGCAGTCTTCACCACCTCTGTGAATGCTATTCCCGGCTCGGCCGTATGTGCCTTTAACGTAGATGACATACTGGCTGCCTTTGATGGAGAGTTCAAGTCGCAGAAGgattcccaatcccattgGATGCCAGTGGAACGTGAGCAGGTGCCGAAGCCACGCCCAGGCCAATGCGTAGATGACTCTAGAACTCTGACCAGCATCGCGGTTAATTTCATTAAGAACCATCCGTTGATGGAGGACGCTGTGCCGGCAGTGCACGGTCGTCCGTTGCTGACCAAGGTGAATCTGCACCACCGACTCACTGCAATTGCAGTGCATCCGCAGGTAAAGTCCCTAAGTGGTGCTTACTACGATGTTATATACAGTGGCACCGACGACGGCAAGGTGACCAAGTTCATCAATATACTGAGCAGCCACCCGAACTCAACTGTTGATCGCCTGAAGACAGTGGTGATATCAGAGATGCAGGTTCTTCCACTTGGAACACCAATTAGGGAGTTGGTGATCTCCACGTCGAAGAACGCGTTGGTAGTGGTTAGCGATGGCAGCTTGGTCAGCGTGCCCCTGCACCATTGCTCTCATATTGTCGACTGTCTGGGCTGCCTAAGTCTCCAGGATCCCATTTGCGCCTGGGACTTACAGACACACGAATGCAAGAACCTGGCTACAAGTCAACACAAGTTCGGAACAAAGACTTATCTGCAAAGCCTTAATAGCACAAAGAAAGCTGCTGCCTTGCTATGTCCACACATTCCCCGAGATGGACCTGGTGCGGAGACCGTGAGCTTTGTTACCATGGCTCCACCGCCAACGGAGGAGCAGAAACTTTTGTACTCCAATGTGGGCTCGTCGCAGGGCAGTCAGCCAAGCTTGGAACAACAGCCAACTGGTGGCGATGACTTTGGTTTGAACAAGATCACCCTTACGTCCATGGATCCCGACGATATTATGCCCAATTTGAACGGTTAGTACTATTATTTATAGTTCTAAGAATGTTGTGGTTTTAATACGCGCTTTTATTCCACAGATCCCCAGAAATCTATAGCCAGTGTGGATGAAATCAAACAGGCTTCATCTCCCAGCTTCATGCTACTTACAATTGTGGTTTTCGTTACCTTCCTGGTGGGCGGCAGCGCAGGAATATTCTGTGTGAAGGCTAAGAGTCGCCTGATGGAGGCCCAAATGGATGAAAGTCACCGCAATCATTTCGGCAAGCCAATGTAAGTTTATATTGTAAAATAGAATAGCGGATTCTAATTAAATAGTTTCAACAGGCAATTTAAACATCAAAATACTGGCAAAGACATAAATCTGTTAATGGGCTCCAATGCCTACACGACCACACAAAAAACACCTAATCTGGATTTAGAAAAGGATCGCAGTCATGAGTGCAAAAACTCCACGGAACATTTGGAAAAAGAGTTGCCTTGCAAAACGTCAACGCTGACGAAAGTGAAGCGCACTTACATCTAGTGGGCTTGCAATGGcagccaaatgcaaaattagTCGAATTTCTATACTctaaaacatattttcgtTGTTTATGTTGCTGTTAGTTATAGTAACCCCCCACCCAATCCGCAAATAATGTAAACGACAGTGTCGGATGCGTTTGAAACGCATTCGAAAGATAGGGAGCCGAAGCTGTTGCATCTTTTTTACTTAGCTtgtattgtaatttaatttgatgtaAAATTTGAGTAAGCTTAGTTTCTTTGGCaaaatttagttaaatttatTGACAACATAGTGTGCGGGCTGCCACAACCTGAGCTAACTGAAGCATTCCGCATTCCCCTGACGTCGACCATTACTGTCCAAAATAGGAGTGCCTGCTCTTGGCTACGCAGCCCGAAGGTGTCGCCCCTTATGTGTACTCTTAATGTATAATCTTTAAGTGCAAATATTAGAGCTGTACAAATTTACACACATATCATGCATACCGAATTCGAACCCGAACCCGGACCAGCCCCAATTATTTCTCGAAATTCAATCGAATATTCAACAAGTATTTTGTTAGACTGAATGATTAATTTTTCTATATGAGTTTGTTTGTGGAGAACTAACAGAATGCGACATAGACTTGAAAGCTCTATGCTTTGTGGCTAACAAAAGCGTAAAATTGTATCTAACATAAGCTCAATAAGGAATTGAACATAGAATGTAATTAAAAGTACGAACTAGGCTAAGGAACGAACAAAACTTCTATGAGGCTGTTTGATATGAACTGACACCGCAGCCCCCACATCATCATGATAAAAAAACGCACAAgaaagcgaaaataaatgaacactgcaacaacagcaagcctTATAAATAGTATAAATAGTATCGTGTCGAATCTAGGCCTTAACGCTAAACTTGTAAGCTTTGCATGAAAATAATGAGCTTGGCAATGAACGTAAATCAgcattttaataactttatgTTTACTTTTAAGCTGTTGTCCGTCCCACTAAAGAAGTTGCATAATACAATGTACAATGGCAGTTATATTTTTAGAACgtgtaaaatgcaattttcatcgtaattaatatatttttatacgtATGTCTACGCCTAATGTCTAAATCTTAACATAAGCATAacataaaaatggaaaatcccgaaaaaagctatgcatataatatttttaaattttacaaaaaaaaaggtaataTAATGATAAATTTCTCATATTGTGATagattttattgaaattttagAAAGATGAAATGATATGCCTTTTGGTCAAAAAACAATGATATATATGACGAAAGAGTCTGATTGCATGCATGATAATATTGTGTAGGAAAGGGTCTTCCGCTTGGAGGATCAAGAACCAGAGAACCCATCATGgtgtttagtttttattactGTGTATGTCTTGTAATGTGTATATTGTTGTATACATCCGATAAGCAATTCGTGGATCTAATAAAGTCGTCATTTTTTTCATAATTCAAAGTGGTTTTTCAAttggttaaaaataaaagtacaattttttttctttatgtaTTCTGTTTTACAGTTTAGAAGTATTAATACAAAATCAATGAATTCGTTACAATAAAAACcagtattttaaaattttaatcgtTTTCGATAAAGCTTTTCGCGCTTTATCATCGAGCTTAATCATCGATAACTTCGTTATGGCTACAGATACATTGGCCGCTTGATTTTCGTAACTTGATTCAATGGTCACACCAGGCACTACACCTTTGGCGTGTTGCACATTTCTCTGTTGAATTAAAGTAAAAAGACTTATTCGCAATTATATAACAAGATGAACAGCCTGAGGACAGCCACCATGCGATTTGCCGCTCTGGCCAGCTCCAATGCCGGATCCCTGGGCAAGCGCGACTTCACCCGCAGCCTGTGGCACATGACCAAAAAGCCGGTGACAGCCGGTGGATCCGATCATGTAACCGTGTTGAATCTCCACAAGCCCAGCATTAATTGCACGTGCGGCTGCAACGTGCACACCAAATGTAAGTTAACTCAATGAAGTCTTGCAAGAGCGGTCCATGCCGCCGGTTACATAACCTCAAATGCGGGGTGACGAAATGTAGACAAAAACACCGAAAATAAAACCCTTTGTTTATCCCCAGGTGAGCGGGAACTGGTGGAGTTCCTCACCGAGGAGATCGTGGCCGAGCGCAAGGTGCAAAAGGGCAAAACGGTGCCCAGCACCCTGGACGGATTCGCCGTCAAACTGACTGGCGCGGATGTGGAGCTCACCAAGCAGACGGACAAGGAGAAGGTGGTGGTCAGCTTCAATGTGAACCACACGGTGGACAGCGAGGAGGAGCCGGAAATTAACCCGAATGCCGACAAGCCGGAGCTCGGCGAAATGAGGAGCAAGCCCCAGTTCGAGGTGGACATCATCAAGGGCAACTCTACGCTGTCCTTTACCTGCACCT
This sequence is a window from Drosophila teissieri strain GT53w chromosome 2R, Prin_Dtei_1.1, whole genome shotgun sequence. Protein-coding genes within it:
- the LOC122613486 gene encoding complement component 1 Q subcomponent-binding protein, mitochondrial; the protein is MNSLRTATMRFAALASSNAGSLGKRDFTRSLWHMTKKPVTAGGSDHVTVLNLHKPSINCTCGCNVHTKCERELVEFLTEEIVAERKVQKGKTVPSTLDGFAVKLTGADVELTKQTDKEKVVVSFNVNHTVDSEEEPEINPNADKPELGEMRSKPQFEVDIIKGNSTLSFTCTFLQGEAQEGEYNDVFSIDEMAIFEGEWNDKVYAVAGDVLDGYLYDLLINLLEEKGISQEFAEKLSDLATAHEHTSYIGLLEKLSKFTAGGK
- the LOC122615009 gene encoding semaphorin-1A, encoding MSSKSRPSSAAMLINTIPMILLITLAGLTIVAGWMPDVRPDLQTKQDKVLAHFIGNSTDYFKILDHNDEFVLVGAKDVIYNVSLNGLKEIARLEWHSTDADRELCALKGKHEWDCHNYLRVYALRPNGEVLLCGTNSYKPRCRHYTPVEVSSEEGGSAGHAHAMRYEVSRDVEAQGLCPYSPAHNSTYAFADGHLYSATVADFSGGDPLIYRENLRTEQYDLKQLNQPDFVGAIERNGFVLFFFRELSMEFMNFGKAVYSRVARVCKNDRGGPYSHGKSWTSFLKARLNCSVPGEFPFYFDEIQAISPIVESGSKSLVYAVFTTSVNAIPGSAVCAFNVDDILAAFDGEFKSQKDSQSHWMPVEREQVPKPRPGQCVDDSRTLTSIAVNFIKNHPLMEDAVPAVHGRPLLTKVNLHHRLTAIAVHPQVKSLSGAYYDVIYSGTDDGKVTKFINILSSHPNSTVDRLKTVVISEMQVLPLGTPIRELVISTSKNALVVVSDGSLVSVPLHHCSHIVDCLGCLSLQDPICAWDLQTHECKNLATSQHKFGTKTYLQSLNSTKKAAALLCPHIPRDGPGAETVSFVTMAPPPTEEQKLLYSNVGSSQGSQPSLEQQPTGGDDFGLNKITLTSMDPDDIMPNLNDPQKSIASVDEIKQASSPSFMLLTIVVFVTFLVGGSAGIFCVKAKSRLMEAQMDESHRNHFGKPMQFKHQNTGKDINLLMGSNAYTTTQKTPNLDLEKDRSHECKNSTEHLEKELPCKTSTLTKVKRTYI